Proteins co-encoded in one Desulfatiglans sp. genomic window:
- a CDS encoding glycosyltransferase family 2 protein — protein sequence MINYFNWRDTVESVESIIDQPITRIVVLDNSGDEKEVTSLRKALGCYSCVDVMESNTNLGFAGGMNYVLNKKFPLGFDYFLILNNDIIASENLVKNLIEGSGSKSFDISSPIIYYYPQKDRLWSHGYYYNMMTGIVTHNPIAFLPRNCFYLTGCCMLIRREVFEDIGLFDETFFMYGEDVEFSYRAVKKGYRIGIVESAKLYHHVSLTTQNNSPFYEYHITRSHFLLINKFFNKPFKQAISFIIKSITLSMRVLVRTIKYKNQNALSGFTKAFYERLYRS from the coding sequence ATGATTAATTATTTCAACTGGCGCGATACAGTTGAAAGTGTTGAATCAATCATTGATCAACCGATCACACGGATTGTTGTTCTCGATAATTCAGGGGATGAAAAAGAAGTAACTTCACTTAGAAAGGCACTAGGATGTTATTCTTGTGTAGATGTAATGGAATCAAACACCAACCTTGGTTTTGCTGGTGGTATGAATTATGTTCTTAATAAAAAGTTTCCTTTAGGTTTTGATTACTTTTTAATACTAAATAATGACATTATTGCTTCGGAAAATCTTGTTAAAAACCTGATCGAAGGCTCCGGATCCAAATCCTTCGATATATCTTCTCCAATTATTTATTATTACCCTCAAAAAGATCGACTGTGGTCTCATGGTTATTACTATAATATGATGACAGGAATCGTAACACATAACCCAATAGCATTCCTGCCTCGAAACTGCTTTTATCTAACTGGATGTTGCATGTTGATCAGGCGTGAGGTTTTCGAGGATATCGGTCTTTTTGATGAAACATTTTTTATGTATGGTGAGGATGTTGAATTTTCATACCGTGCGGTCAAGAAAGGTTACCGGATTGGAATAGTGGAATCCGCAAAGCTTTACCACCATGTAAGCCTCACTACCCAAAACAATTCTCCCTTTTATGAATATCACATTACTCGCAGCCATTTTCTGCTTATTAATAAATTCTTTAACAAACCTTTCAAACAGGCAATATCTTTTATCATTAAATCAATTACGTTAAGCATGCGTGTGTTAGTAAGGACTATAAAGTATAAAAACCAAAATGCTTTATCAGGTTTTACAAAGGCTTTTTATGAAAGACTTTATAGGTCATGA
- a CDS encoding type II toxin-antitoxin system prevent-host-death family antitoxin, with amino-acid sequence MENIGVKELRDNLSSVLKKVESGEVIRIMRHGKAVVEMQPLIQSKEQKLLNGLQKKGLLGGGTGVLGNIKTIKNAMPDKPVSEMIVEDRR; translated from the coding sequence ATGGAAAATATAGGGGTGAAAGAACTAAGAGATAATCTTAGCAGTGTCCTTAAAAAAGTTGAGAGCGGCGAAGTTATAAGGATTATGCGACACGGGAAAGCCGTTGTTGAAATGCAGCCATTAATTCAAAGCAAAGAACAGAAGCTTCTGAATGGTTTGCAGAAGAAAGGTCTTTTAGGTGGGGGTACAGGTGTGCTTGGAAATATAAAGACCATTAAAAATGCCATGCCTGATAAACCTGTATCTGAAATGATTGTTGAGGATCGAAGGTGA
- a CDS encoding MOP flippase family protein, producing MSFFAPQHPNTDLKKQSLRGGAVTLTSQSLSLVIHLGSTMILARILSPQDYGIIAMVAAITGFAGVFSDLGLSTATIQRDKISHEQVSNLFWINAGLGLIITLVVASLSPAVAWFYHTPQLVWVTVVLSMNFMITGLGVQHQALLTRQMRFFSLAKIHIFSMLLGIGIAILMALHGYRYWALVFNTITLSASNTFCLWLVARWQPCLPKHKTGIRPMIRFGSDIAGFNTINFFARNLDNILIGRYHGSGPLGFYSKAYQLLMMPITNFRAPLDKVALPAMSRLQNDHERFRDYYMEYLSILSFIYMPLVTFMFVCSDNIIKIILGPQWIKAGEIFRILAIAALIQPVGSSRGLVLLSTGQSRKYLFQGVTVALIISLAIVLGVSKGAKGVAWAYAISVYAVLFPSLFFSYKNTSIHIGHFLEAIKQPFAASLAMGVICYLLLSKIRIFGDMASLVICLITGILSYLGLIIFFSRGLKNLLKYYEYSKLMFKNIH from the coding sequence ATGTCATTTTTCGCCCCTCAACATCCCAATACTGATCTAAAAAAACAGTCACTGCGCGGCGGCGCGGTCACCCTTACATCACAGTCTCTTTCCTTAGTGATACATTTAGGGTCAACAATGATCCTGGCACGAATTCTGTCGCCTCAGGATTACGGCATTATCGCAATGGTAGCTGCGATAACAGGATTTGCAGGGGTCTTCAGTGACCTCGGGCTGTCCACAGCTACGATCCAAAGAGATAAAATCAGTCACGAGCAGGTAAGTAACCTGTTCTGGATTAATGCAGGGCTAGGATTAATCATAACCCTGGTCGTGGCATCACTCTCCCCTGCGGTAGCGTGGTTTTACCACACACCTCAGCTTGTTTGGGTTACTGTGGTTCTTTCAATGAACTTTATGATCACTGGGCTGGGGGTACAGCATCAAGCACTTCTTACACGCCAGATGAGGTTTTTTAGCCTAGCTAAAATCCATATTTTTTCAATGCTTTTGGGAATTGGAATTGCTATTTTGATGGCGCTTCATGGCTACCGCTACTGGGCGCTTGTCTTTAATACCATCACTTTATCTGCCAGCAATACATTCTGTCTATGGTTGGTTGCCAGGTGGCAGCCCTGTTTGCCCAAACACAAAACAGGGATTCGACCTATGATTCGTTTCGGATCGGATATCGCAGGTTTTAATACAATTAACTTTTTTGCCAGAAATCTCGATAATATCCTCATCGGCCGTTACCACGGTAGCGGCCCGCTGGGTTTTTACAGTAAAGCTTACCAGCTTTTGATGATGCCCATCACCAATTTTAGGGCTCCTCTTGACAAAGTTGCGCTACCTGCTATGAGCCGTCTTCAGAATGATCATGAGCGATTCCGTGATTATTACATGGAGTATTTATCGATCCTTTCTTTTATCTATATGCCTCTGGTCACTTTCATGTTCGTTTGTTCTGATAACATAATAAAAATCATTCTAGGACCTCAATGGATTAAGGCTGGTGAAATATTCAGGATTCTAGCAATCGCAGCCTTAATCCAGCCTGTAGGTTCATCACGTGGGTTGGTTTTGCTATCCACGGGGCAAAGTCGAAAATATCTTTTCCAGGGTGTCACAGTGGCTTTAATAATTAGCCTAGCCATTGTTCTTGGAGTATCTAAAGGGGCAAAAGGAGTTGCATGGGCTTATGCAATTTCTGTGTACGCCGTGCTTTTCCCTTCTTTATTTTTTTCCTACAAAAACACATCCATTCATATAGGCCATTTTTTAGAAGCGATTAAGCAACCCTTTGCTGCGAGTTTAGCTATGGGTGTAATATGTTATTTACTTTTATCAAAAATTAGAATTTTTGGAGATATGGCCAGCTTAGTTATATGTTTGATAACAGGTATTCTCAGCTATCTTGGGCTGATAATTTTCTTTTCAAGAGGGTTGAAAAACTTACTTAAGTATTACGAATATAGCAAGTTAATGTTTAAAAATATTCATTAG
- a CDS encoding nucleotidyltransferase domain-containing protein — translation MAKTTLEIPREEWRKYNPSLIMSQNSYSDAEVEQQKLDAWQIARKASHLLKKNYSAKKVLLIGSLARESGYHLHSDIDIAVSGIAPEKFYSAVAEIIGLSPLFKIDLIDIDDCNPGLKKAIEVEGHLI, via the coding sequence ATGGCAAAAACCACATTGGAAATACCCCGGGAAGAATGGAGAAAATATAATCCTTCCCTTATTATGAGCCAAAATTCATATAGTGATGCTGAAGTTGAACAGCAGAAGCTTGATGCATGGCAAATCGCAAGAAAAGCATCTCATTTACTTAAAAAAAACTATAGTGCCAAAAAGGTCTTATTAATTGGTTCTCTAGCAAGAGAATCAGGATATCATTTACATTCTGATATTGATATCGCTGTTTCAGGTATAGCCCCTGAGAAATTTTATTCCGCTGTTGCTGAAATAATCGGATTATCTCCTCTTTTTAAAATTGATCTGATCGATATTGATGATTGCAACCCCGGCCTAAAAAAAGCTATCGAGGTCGAAGGCCACTTGATATGA
- a CDS encoding nucleotidyltransferase domain-containing protein, with protein MEKNEIIKEIEKIFDQLIKKYNSLKIILFGSAGRGEYEKLNDLDFLIIKENVPSQGLDRMRELDDLIERDIAADMLVYRPEEFEERIKLGDPFIKTILDEGRVLYG; from the coding sequence ATGGAAAAAAACGAAATTATAAAAGAAATTGAAAAAATTTTCGATCAACTAATCAAAAAATATAATTCTTTAAAAATAATCTTATTTGGATCTGCAGGACGTGGAGAATATGAAAAATTAAATGATCTTGATTTTTTGATAATAAAAGAAAATGTGCCATCACAAGGTCTGGATAGAATGAGGGAACTGGATGATTTAATAGAAAGAGATATTGCTGCAGATATGTTAGTGTATCGTCCTGAAGAATTCGAAGAGCGAATCAAGCTTGGCGATCCCTTTATTAAAACAATTCTTGATGAAGGTCGCGTTTTATATGGCTGA
- a CDS encoding polysaccharide pyruvyl transferase family protein has protein sequence MSNSLLFDSRIKFYDLSTLVKQQRVPKSKTIQFYSAVNNIGNYTPILGIRKIIQTHPDTWNIHDKNIDFKFINENYTHAIIGGAGLLHPCFSSFWRKYAEECRLPTVIWGVGICLPLYSTGWEKEDKKKVRAVFSQADLVNVRDEITVDYFDIKNANIGPCPTIAYLSDFLTYKHPSKHLLYSFHDEILSSDKSEILYKQIQTKTKSTVLRTDNIQYRFQGIQKILKKLYCKSSLVVSTRLHGAIFAYGLGIPYIVFPVDNKIIDFQKIYKNGLIIGIEEFDNIKDLDAICNNIKINEIRLDSVLNFGKLVKEWLTL, from the coding sequence ATGAGCAATTCATTACTATTTGACAGTAGGATAAAATTCTATGATTTATCCACACTGGTAAAGCAGCAGAGAGTTCCAAAATCCAAAACAATTCAATTTTATTCGGCTGTTAACAATATTGGGAATTACACTCCCATACTTGGAATTCGTAAAATAATTCAGACACATCCGGATACATGGAACATCCATGACAAAAATATTGATTTTAAATTTATTAATGAAAATTATACACATGCTATTATAGGAGGAGCCGGGCTGCTTCATCCCTGTTTCTCATCTTTTTGGCGAAAATATGCAGAAGAATGCAGGCTCCCCACTGTAATTTGGGGAGTAGGCATATGTTTACCTCTATATTCTACAGGGTGGGAAAAAGAAGATAAGAAAAAAGTCAGAGCAGTCTTTTCTCAGGCAGACTTGGTTAATGTAAGAGATGAAATAACTGTGGACTATTTCGATATCAAAAACGCAAATATAGGACCATGTCCCACAATAGCCTATTTATCGGATTTTCTTACTTATAAACACCCTTCTAAACATCTCCTATACAGTTTTCATGATGAAATTCTTTCAAGCGATAAATCTGAAATATTATACAAACAGATACAAACTAAAACAAAGTCTACCGTATTAAGAACAGACAATATTCAGTATAGATTCCAAGGTATTCAAAAAATACTAAAGAAATTATACTGCAAGAGTTCTCTTGTAGTATCTACCCGTCTACATGGAGCAATCTTCGCTTATGGGCTTGGAATACCTTATATCGTTTTTCCTGTTGATAATAAAATAATAGATTTTCAAAAAATTTATAAGAATGGACTAATTATTGGTATTGAGGAGTTTGATAATATTAAGGATTTAGATGCTATTTGTAATAACATTAAGATCAACGAAATTAGACTCGATTCGGTCTTAAACTTTGGTAAACTAGTAAAAGAATGGTTGACACTCTAG
- a CDS encoding type II toxin-antitoxin system VapC family toxin — MSLIKPSVLRKAVYGKQILVDTNIIIYLTDLVEPYVSLSRLLFEMIEKGETSAVISVISIAEVMHGPLKKGNLKNAFDVKNYLMNFPNILCQEITEKVITNIGIDEKIEWANLRVMDSLIIASGVSNNVDLIISNDTHFKKALSKNYILTFDE, encoded by the coding sequence ATGAGCCTGATTAAGCCCTCTGTTTTAAGAAAAGCTGTTTATGGTAAACAAATACTTGTTGATACGAATATCATTATTTACTTGACCGACTTAGTAGAGCCTTACGTTTCATTATCCAGACTACTGTTTGAGATGATAGAAAAAGGTGAAACATCAGCCGTAATCTCAGTTATTTCTATTGCAGAGGTAATGCATGGCCCTTTAAAAAAGGGTAACCTGAAGAATGCCTTTGATGTTAAAAATTATCTCATGAATTTTCCGAATATTCTCTGTCAGGAAATTACCGAAAAGGTTATAACGAATATAGGCATTGATGAAAAGATAGAATGGGCAAATTTGAGGGTAATGGATAGCCTGATAATTGCTTCAGGTGTTTCAAACAATGTTGACCTGATTATATCAAATGACACTCACTTCAAAAAAGCCCTGTCAAAGAATTATATCCTGACTTTTGATGAATAA
- a CDS encoding class I SAM-dependent methyltransferase, producing MTNKKETEVFGVTYDRYVLLNLHRIMTEEFGLKTVIEMPSHGAKAAGSLYSIGFGLAGCNVTLVNPEMEMMYGWDELGIGKNIQTVKCTDVCNTPFEHNSFDLAWNFVTWTELDKPELLIKEMKRVSKRYVFLVTCNNFQPGYPWHRFLHWLFGFPWTHGQVKYNHITRVRRMFEKAGLKVSEYGAIDTPGWPDPSGPRDVRLHRRYGTKGVQPSGARPLWSVPILDYIKTGNFPGWMKYLGRWDMAFRKGVFKLPMSHLFYVVGIKSE from the coding sequence ATGACAAATAAAAAAGAAACAGAGGTCTTTGGAGTTACCTATGACCGCTATGTGCTTTTAAACCTGCACAGAATCATGACTGAAGAGTTTGGGCTCAAAACTGTTATAGAGATGCCCAGCCATGGCGCAAAGGCCGCAGGATCACTTTACTCCATAGGTTTTGGGCTCGCCGGATGTAATGTAACACTGGTAAACCCTGAGATGGAGATGATGTATGGATGGGATGAACTTGGCATCGGTAAAAATATTCAGACTGTCAAATGCACTGATGTCTGTAACACTCCATTTGAACATAACAGCTTTGATCTGGCCTGGAATTTTGTTACATGGACTGAGCTTGATAAACCGGAGCTCTTAATAAAGGAGATGAAGCGGGTATCTAAAAGATATGTGTTTCTTGTAACATGTAATAACTTTCAGCCTGGCTATCCCTGGCACAGGTTTCTGCACTGGCTATTCGGTTTTCCATGGACGCATGGGCAGGTGAAATACAATCATATTACAAGAGTTAGAAGGATGTTTGAAAAGGCTGGGTTAAAGGTGTCTGAATATGGCGCCATCGATACCCCTGGGTGGCCTGACCCCAGTGGGCCAAGGGATGTGAGGTTGCACAGGAGATATGGAACAAAAGGGGTTCAGCCTTCGGGGGCAAGACCTCTATGGAGTGTGCCAATTCTGGATTATATCAAAACAGGAAATTTTCCGGGCTGGATGAAGTACCTTGGAAGGTGGGATATGGCATTCAGAAAGGGTGTCTTTAAACTCCCCATGAGCCATCTTTTTTATGTGGTAGGAATCAAATCTGAATAA
- a CDS encoding four helix bundle protein yields the protein MRQRTKKYASAVIRLYCELPKNRMECQVIGKQLLRSGTSVAANYREASRARSNAEFISKIEICVQEAEETMLWLELLRDDCAIISDKLDWLFDESNQLISIFVTMSKNVKMRCK from the coding sequence TTGAGGCAGAGGACAAAGAAATATGCCTCTGCTGTTATTCGATTATACTGTGAGTTACCCAAAAACCGAATGGAGTGTCAGGTTATAGGGAAACAACTTCTAAGATCAGGCACCTCTGTAGCTGCAAACTATCGTGAAGCATCAAGAGCAAGAAGCAATGCAGAATTTATCTCCAAAATTGAAATATGTGTACAGGAAGCAGAGGAAACCATGCTATGGCTTGAACTCCTTCGAGATGATTGCGCCATTATATCTGATAAGCTTGACTGGTTATTTGATGAATCTAACCAACTGATTTCCATATTTGTAACCATGTCAAAAAATGTAAAGATGAGATGTAAATAA
- a CDS encoding type II toxin-antitoxin system VapC family toxin — MITYFDSSSIVKLFIDEQYSDIARLARDEADTVFTSILSYPEVLSAFNRASQEGRYKKTDMEKARAEFQREWNNFRLIKVDETLINSTMELIFEHNLRGYDAVHLASALVIQNEGELSDLFFSCFDRNLNKAAKKEGLLIHEFG; from the coding sequence GTGATTACCTATTTTGACAGCAGCAGTATTGTAAAATTGTTTATTGATGAACAATACTCGGATATTGCAAGGCTGGCAAGAGATGAAGCCGATACTGTTTTTACATCGATCCTTTCATACCCTGAGGTGTTATCCGCTTTTAACCGTGCCAGTCAGGAGGGGCGTTATAAAAAAACCGATATGGAAAAAGCCAGAGCAGAGTTCCAGAGGGAATGGAATAACTTTCGGTTGATAAAAGTTGATGAAACGTTGATCAATAGCACCATGGAACTTATCTTTGAACATAACCTGAGGGGGTATGACGCTGTTCATCTGGCGTCTGCCCTTGTCATTCAAAATGAAGGTGAATTATCTGATCTTTTCTTTTCATGCTTTGACAGAAATTTAAATAAAGCAGCAAAGAAGGAAGGGCTACTAATACACGAATTCGGTTAG
- a CDS encoding glycosyltransferase gives MKPDLILINLSKDSYLSDIGFKAIPDWLINPNIKINIVENTGSYRKLLPALEFADDKDLIVTADDDILYATNWLKNLLKFSTSEPDSIVCCRARLMKKNIIRNWQNYTKWDLINEKMKGNNILPTGGAGAVYKKKLLDVDFLSDHMFLEIAPTTDDLWFRMASLRMNTPVAVFPEIGYQNIYLLHRLGLEQENILKPKNASVSFYFPFYKKWMKFLDYIGKNQSKNDFAWASICKYSQSVQGK, from the coding sequence GTGAAACCTGATCTAATATTGATAAATCTTTCTAAAGATTCCTATCTCAGTGACATCGGTTTTAAGGCTATACCTGACTGGTTGATAAATCCTAATATAAAAATAAATATAGTTGAAAATACCGGGTCATACAGAAAGTTACTTCCAGCGTTAGAATTTGCTGATGATAAGGACCTTATCGTTACTGCGGATGATGATATTCTGTATGCTACGAATTGGCTTAAAAACCTTTTGAAATTTTCAACTTCAGAGCCAGATTCAATAGTCTGCTGCAGAGCACGACTTATGAAAAAAAATATTATCAGAAACTGGCAGAATTATACAAAATGGGATTTGATCAATGAGAAAATGAAAGGAAATAATATCCTGCCAACAGGAGGTGCTGGTGCTGTTTACAAAAAAAAATTATTGGATGTTGATTTTTTGTCTGATCATATGTTTTTAGAAATTGCACCCACTACCGATGACCTCTGGTTTCGAATGGCCAGTTTAAGGATGAACACACCGGTTGCAGTATTTCCTGAGATAGGTTATCAGAATATATATTTATTACATAGATTAGGACTTGAACAGGAAAATATTTTAAAACCAAAAAATGCTTCTGTTTCATTTTATTTCCCCTTTTATAAAAAATGGATGAAGTTTTTAGACTATATTGGAAAAAACCAGTCAAAAAATGATTTTGCCTGGGCTTCTATTTGTAAATATAGCCAGTCAGTGCAAGGCAAATAG
- a CDS encoding FkbM family methyltransferase — protein sequence MKKHTKWLRTRLVEILASFLNLLPIRHQNKFFEIVLRFIPIPLLKLIPCSYSAYIKQYMPQRGDVIIDCGAHIGNCTILFSRLVGKSGTVIAVEPFEVSFRILKERTKNLKCKITLINKAVWDKNTKIPLKVFDNTVSCRIVDDNHSAAGPDIKMIDCIAIDDLVAEINPERLNMIKMDIEGAEIEALKGSVNTIEKYSPRFAVASYHKRNTQKTCYWVENFLNERGYSTKTFFLPHLTTYGEIRG from the coding sequence ATGAAAAAACACACTAAATGGCTGAGAACAAGGCTTGTTGAGATACTTGCTTCATTTTTAAATCTATTGCCGATAAGACATCAAAATAAGTTTTTTGAGATTGTCTTACGATTTATACCAATCCCCCTCCTTAAACTCATTCCCTGTTCTTACTCTGCTTACATTAAACAATACATGCCTCAAAGAGGTGATGTAATAATTGATTGCGGGGCACATATCGGTAACTGTACTATCCTTTTTTCACGACTTGTTGGTAAGTCAGGCACTGTTATTGCGGTGGAACCATTTGAGGTTTCTTTCAGAATTTTAAAAGAAAGAACTAAAAATTTAAAATGTAAAATCACCCTTATCAATAAGGCTGTTTGGGATAAAAACACAAAAATACCATTGAAGGTGTTTGATAACACAGTTTCCTGCCGGATTGTCGATGATAACCATTCTGCGGCAGGGCCGGATATTAAGATGATCGACTGCATTGCCATTGATGACCTTGTAGCTGAAATAAACCCCGAACGCCTAAATATGATAAAGATGGATATTGAAGGGGCTGAAATAGAAGCTCTAAAGGGTTCTGTAAATACAATAGAAAAATACTCCCCACGTTTTGCAGTAGCATCCTATCATAAAAGGAATACTCAAAAGACATGTTATTGGGTTGAAAACTTTTTAAACGAAAGAGGCTATTCGACTAAAACCTTTTTCCTGCCTCATCTGACTACCTACGGTGAAATACGAGGATAA
- a CDS encoding AbrB/MazE/SpoVT family DNA-binding domain-containing protein — translation MITESVTVSNRGYIILPAHIRKEMKIKPGTRILLSKEDNKVILQPVSSFTEKISGLTAGCFGKDKNAVDDYIDNERKDR, via the coding sequence ATGATAACAGAAAGTGTCACAGTTTCAAATAGAGGGTATATTATTTTGCCCGCCCATATTCGAAAAGAGATGAAGATAAAACCTGGCACCAGAATCCTTCTTAGTAAGGAGGATAACAAGGTTATTCTCCAGCCAGTTTCTTCATTTACAGAAAAAATATCCGGATTAACTGCTGGTTGCTTTGGTAAAGACAAAAATGCAGTTGATGACTACATTGACAATGAAAGAAAAGATAGATGA
- a CDS encoding glycosyltransferase family 2 protein, giving the protein MSPIVSVIIPTANRPHYLPRAVNSALAGMQQNEIEIIVVPNGPDESWKESLKPYKNNPCVKIIPIQEANANIARNRGMEEARGEFLRFLDDDDYLFPDKAIIQYQLIRTSNFDITCGAIDVINSYGKIIRTLKPPEFNDFCESITSPIGFHLIHAYVYRKNAIQGLTWDPHIKSRQDVFWLFKLCQTKEVKYIKLNEAVGVWQHHWGTRISTKQDINDANRITAEALIQIFKTLEKTDRLTEGRRRSIAQGLWFCVHAAFFLSPVYWAKIAKVARHIDPQTRPIQPIYQWPLLRFIDPLIIMWALYPKKFFMHLRRNYFLKHKSDNYW; this is encoded by the coding sequence ATGTCTCCTATAGTTTCAGTAATAATTCCTACTGCTAATCGTCCGCATTATTTGCCCAGAGCCGTAAATAGTGCGTTAGCTGGTATGCAACAAAATGAGATTGAAATCATTGTAGTGCCAAACGGCCCGGACGAATCCTGGAAAGAATCTCTTAAACCATATAAAAACAACCCTTGTGTAAAAATAATACCAATCCAGGAAGCAAACGCGAATATTGCCCGCAATAGAGGCATGGAAGAAGCTCGAGGAGAGTTTTTGAGGTTTTTAGATGATGATGATTACCTTTTTCCAGATAAAGCTATTATCCAGTACCAATTAATCAGGACCTCTAACTTTGATATTACATGCGGGGCTATTGATGTCATAAATTCGTATGGTAAGATTATTCGGACGTTAAAACCTCCTGAATTTAATGACTTTTGTGAATCAATAACATCTCCCATTGGATTTCATTTAATTCACGCATATGTATATCGAAAGAATGCTATCCAGGGGCTTACTTGGGACCCTCATATCAAGAGTCGTCAAGATGTTTTTTGGCTTTTTAAACTATGTCAAACAAAGGAAGTAAAATATATAAAGCTAAATGAAGCTGTCGGTGTATGGCAACATCACTGGGGTACTCGTATTTCTACAAAACAGGATATTAATGATGCAAATCGTATAACTGCAGAAGCATTAATACAAATATTCAAGACACTAGAGAAAACCGATCGATTAACAGAAGGGCGGCGAAGATCCATTGCACAAGGTTTATGGTTCTGCGTACATGCGGCCTTTTTCTTAAGTCCAGTATATTGGGCAAAAATTGCCAAAGTAGCACGTCATATTGATCCGCAAACAAGACCCATACAACCGATATATCAATGGCCATTATTACGATTTATTGATCCACTCATCATTATGTGGGCTTTATATCCAAAAAAATTCTTTATGCATTTAAGGCGAAATTATTTTCTTAAGCATAAATCAGATAATTATTGGTAG
- a CDS encoding glycosyltransferase — protein sequence MYDQTKISQLSVCVVILAYGSRTENLRRVLSAVLDIGVGHIIVVANAVTFETHQMLNNFSKTYPDCIEILTSYENIGSAGGYALGLRAAFKTSYDFFWLLDDDNLPQKNALMGLINAFSFHTEKIKKDGFLLLSFRKSLPEMMYYIHSKSQIIYPRPASFIGFHIFNIWKDFLLFIQTKKKPDTAFTDHHKNNISLNFAPYGGLFFHRDAVKILGLPNPLFFLYSDDLAYTLNFTLKGGSLFLVPDSCINDIEPPWNATTSKTFNISRRLKVMTAEKTYYEVRNRVYLGRTMFPGHPLIYLLNKWLYITILGNFALYYRSWKRFKLILRAVTDGEKGRLGKRIF from the coding sequence ATGTATGATCAAACTAAAATATCACAATTATCTGTATGCGTAGTAATCCTGGCTTATGGATCGCGAACAGAAAATCTCCGACGAGTTCTTTCAGCTGTTCTAGATATCGGGGTAGGACATATCATCGTGGTAGCGAATGCCGTGACCTTTGAAACCCATCAAATGCTCAATAATTTTTCAAAGACATATCCAGATTGTATTGAAATCTTGACATCGTATGAGAATATAGGTTCCGCAGGTGGGTATGCGCTTGGTTTGCGAGCGGCATTTAAAACCTCGTATGATTTTTTTTGGCTCCTCGATGATGACAATCTTCCTCAAAAAAATGCATTGATGGGTTTGATAAATGCATTTTCATTTCATACGGAAAAGATCAAGAAGGATGGTTTTCTATTGCTGTCATTCCGTAAATCACTTCCGGAAATGATGTATTACATTCATTCTAAATCTCAAATAATTTACCCAAGGCCAGCGTCTTTTATAGGCTTCCACATATTCAACATTTGGAAAGATTTTCTATTGTTTATACAAACAAAAAAAAAGCCTGACACTGCCTTTACAGATCATCACAAAAATAACATTTCATTAAATTTTGCCCCATATGGAGGATTATTCTTTCATCGAGACGCTGTTAAGATATTGGGGCTCCCAAATCCGCTTTTTTTCCTATACTCGGATGATTTGGCCTACACACTCAACTTTACCCTAAAAGGTGGCTCTCTGTTTCTGGTACCCGACAGCTGCATAAACGATATTGAACCTCCTTGGAACGCAACCACCAGTAAAACCTTCAACATATCAAGGCGATTGAAGGTGATGACAGCGGAAAAAACTTACTATGAGGTACGAAACAGGGTTTATTTAGGCAGAACAATGTTCCCGGGGCATCCATTAATATATTTATTAAATAAGTGGCTATATATTACTATATTAGGAAATTTTGCACTATATTATCGTAGTTGGAAAAGATTCAAGCTGATACTTCGCGCGGTTACTGATGGCGAGAAAGGTCGTCTGGGCAAACGAATTTTTTGA